The nucleotide window GGTCGCGGTGGAGGGGCCCGTCTGGATGACCGGTGAGCGGCTGACGGAGTTCCTCGCCGACCCGCGGCTGACCGGGATCATGCTCGACATGCTTCGCCGGGTCGAGGACGAGCCGAGCGTTCTCGGCGCGAGCAGCCACCTGCTGACGATCGCCACCAGGACCGCCGCCTAGGCTGTCGGCACCTGATCGAGACGAGAGGAGCCCCCGGCGTGGAGGCACTGCGGTTGATCCTGAGATACGCGCACCTGATCGGCTTCGCGCTGCTGCTGGGCGGGGCGATCGCGCAGTTCGTCTCGGGCAAGTTGCGGATCAACCCGGCGATGCAGTGGGGCGCGATCATCCAGGTGGTCACCGGCCTGGCGCTGTCGGCGCCGCTGCGTGGCGGCGGCGACGACGAGCCGAGCCCGGTCAAGCTGGGCGTCAAGCTCCTGATCGCGATCATGATCTTCGTGATGGTGTGGGTGCCCCGCAAGCGCGAAGAGGTCAACCGCGGGCACTTCATCGGCATCATCGCGCTGACGCTGATCAACGCGGCGATCGCCACCTTCTGGCGCTGAGAGTCAGGGCTCCAGCACCTCGGCCAGGCCGCTGAGCAGGCGCTGGAGCCCGAACTCGACGAGGGTGTCGAGGTTGAAGTCGCGGTCGTCGGCGGCCAGGTAGCGTGCCATCATCGGCAGCCGCCCGGTCGCCAGCACGGCCTCGAACCGTGCCTGCCGCGCCTGGAGCCACTGGTCGCCGGTCATCCCGGTCTCCTGCTCGGCCTGCGCCTCGTGCTCCAGGTTGACCGCCGTGCCGCGCACGTAGTTCGCCACCATCACCGCCGCCCGGAACTGGGTGTTCGCGGAGAGGCCGTGCCGGTCCAGGGCCCGCATGGTCCACTCGGTGTACGCCATGGCGTGCGGGGCCAGCAGCGGCCGGGTGAACGACATCGCCTGCGCGAGCCAGGGGTGGCGCCGATAGATGGCCCACTGCTGCCGGGCGATCGCCTCGACGCAGCGCCGCCAGCCGTCGTCCTCCGCGGTCAGCGGCGGCGGCGGGTTCACCGCGAAGATCGAGTCGGTCATGAGCAGCAGCAGCTCCTCCTTGTCGGCCACGTACCGGTAGAGCGACATGGTCGGCACGCCGATCTCGGCCGCGAGCCGGCGCATGCTCAGCGCGGCGAGGCCCTCGGCGTCCGCGATCGTCACGGCGGCGCGCACGACCCGGTCGCGGTCCGGCGCCGCGTCGGCCGGCCGGGCCGGCGCGGCCACGACCGTCCCGACGCCGGGCAGCGCCCGGACCAGCCCCTGCTCGCGCAGGGTGGCGATGACCTTGGTCGCGGTCGCCATCGCGATCCCGTACTGCGCGGTGAGCTGCCGGGTCGACGCGATCCGGTCGCCGGGCGCGAGGTCGCCGGCGGCGATCCGGGCGGCGATCTCCGCGGCGATCCTCTGGTACGGCGGTACGGCCATGAATCCTCCGTGTACTAGTGCACTCGATCCTAGTGCACTAGTGGGCGCCTCTGGATAGGGGTGCTAGCACCACTTTTGGCGAACCTAGTGCGCTCGTACGGTGTACCTATGACCGATGCGGTACGCCTAGAGACGCTCTACAAGACCTACGCAGACACCGGCACCGCCGTCACCGCGCTCGACGGCGTGACGGCCACGTTCGCCGCCGGCACCTTCACCGCCGTGATGGGCCCGTCCGGTTCCGGCAAGAGCACCCTGTTGCAGTGCGCGGCGGGGCTGGACCGGCCCAGCGCCGGCCGGGTGTTCATCGACGGCGCCGAGCTGACGGCGATCAAGGACACCGCCATGACCCGGTTCCGGCGCGGCCGGGTCGGCTTCGTCTTCCAGGACTACAACCTGCTGCCGGCGTTGACCGTCGAGCAGAACGTGCTGCTGCCGCTGCGCCTCGCCGGCCGCCGCGCCGACCGGGGCCGCTGCGCGGAGGTGCTCACCCGGCTGGGCCTCGGCGACCGGCGGCACGACCTGCCCGAGCGGCTCTCCGGTGGAGAGCGGCAGCGGGTGGCCGTCGCCCGCGCCCTGGTCGCCGAGCCGGCCGTCGTCTTCGCCGACGAGCCGACCGGCGCGCTCGATCTGCGCAGCGCCCGCGAGGTGCTGACCCTGCTGCGGGCGGTGGTGCACGAGCACGGCCGTACCGTCGTCATGGTCACCCACGACCCGGTCGCGGCCGCGTACGCGGACTCGGTGCTCTTCCTCGCCGACGGCCGGCTGGCCGGCGCGCTGAGCGCGCCCACCGCGGAGGCCGTCGCGGAGCGGCTGACCCACCTGGGTGACCTGGTCGCGGACCGGGCCGGGTCGCCGACATGATCGCCGTCGCCCTGCGCAACCTGCGGCACCGCCCCGGCGGATTCGTGGCGACGTTCCTGTCCGCGTTCCTGGGTGCGACGCTGCTCATGGCGTTCGCGGCGATGGTCGACACCGCGGCGGGCGCCGACGCCGCCAGCGCGGAGTCCCTGGTCACGACGGCGAGCGTGGCCGGCGGCTGGTGCCTGGTGATCGTCGTCTTCGCGGTCACCTCGACCCTGAGCCTGGCGGTCACGCGCCGCGCGGAGCAGACGGCGCTGCTGCGCCGGGTGGGCGCGACCGGCCCGCAGCTGCTCCGGATGATCGTGGGGGAGGCCGCGGCGATCGCGCTGCTCGCCGCGGCGGTGGCCGTGCCGGCCGGCCTCGTGCTGGGCCGGCTGCTGCTCGCGCTGTTGCAGGACACCGGCCAGGTCGCGGGAGACGTCGGTTACGCGTTCGGCCCGGTCGCGCCGGCGGTGGGCTTCGGGGTGACCCTGCTCGGCGCGATCCTCGCGGCGCTGGCCACCGCCCGGCGTACGGTGGGCTCGGCCGGGCCCCGGCGGGCGCACCCGCGGGCCCGCCGCCTCGCCGGGGTGCTGTTCCTGCTGGTCGCGGCGAACTGCGCGACGCTGACCGTGACGCTGATGGACGGCAAGGGCATCGACGCGATGCAGACCGCGGGCCAGGCGTCGATCTGGGCGTCGATCGGCCTGGCGCTGTTCGCACCGGAGCTGCTGCGGCTGGTCACGGCGGCGCTCGGCCCGCCGGTCCGGCTGCTCGGCGGCGTCGCGGGCGAGCTTGCCGTGATCGGGGTGCGGCAGCGCACCCGGCAGCTGGCGGGCGCGGTCATGCCCGTCGTGCTGTTCACCGGCATCGCCACCGGCACGGTCTACATGCAGGGCATCGAGGACGACGCCGCGGCGGGCACGGTGGCGCCGGAGTACGCCCGCGACATTCAGACCCTGAACTACGTGGTGGTCGGAATGATCACGATCTTCGTGGCGATAATGCTGGTCAACACCCTGATCGCGGCGACGGCGCACCGGCGGCGGGAGTTCGCCCAGCAGCGGCTGGCGGGATCGACCCGCGGTCAGCTCACCGCGATGCTCGCGTGCGAGGCGCTGCTCGTGACGGTCACCGGGGTGCTGGCCGGCTCGGCCGCCGCGCTCTTCACGATCATGTCGTTCGGCGCGGCCCGTGCGGACCGCGCCTGGCCCGACGCGACCCCTATCGCGTACGCGGTGATCGTCGCGGTGGCGGTCGGGCTGACGGCCTTCTCGGTGCTCGGCACGGCGCGCCGTACCGTCCGGGGCCCGGCCGTCGCGGGCCTGCGGTGATGATCCGGTTCGGCCCCGCCGGTCCGCCGGCGGGGCCTCGCCCGCTCGCCTACCAGGAGCCCGCGGTCGGGCCGGCGGAGCCGCCGCGGCGGCGCAGGTACTTCTCGAACTCGCTGGCGATCTCGTCGCCGGTCAGCGGCTTGATGCCCTCGTCGCCGACCCGCTCCTCCAGCTCGCGGACGTAGTCGCCCAGCTCGGAGTCCTGCTCGGCGGCGGCACGGACCCGCTTCTCCCACTCGTCGGCCTCCTCGGCGAGGTCCGCGAGGGGCACCGGCAGGTCGAGGACGTCCTCGAGCCGGCTGAGCAGCGCGAGCGTCGCCTTCGGACACGGCGGGTTGTTCGCGTAGTGCGGGACGTGCACCCAGAACGAGAGGGCGTCGACGTCGGCGCGCCCGGCCGCCTCCTGAAGCACGCCGACTATGCCGGTCGGGCCGTCGTAGCGGGTCGGGACGACCTTGTATCTCTCCGCGACCTCCTTCTCCGACGCGGTGCCGCTGATCGGCAGCGGCCGGGTGTATGGCACGTCGGCGAGCAGGGCGCCCAGCAGCACGATCCGGTTGACCTCGAGGCTGTGGCACACCTCGAGGATCTGCTCGCAGAACGTGCGCCAGCGCATGCTCGGCTCTATCCCGCGGATCAGCACCACGTCGCGTTCGGTGCCGGGCGGGCTCGCCACGCTGAACCGGGTGGTCGGCCACTCGATCTTGCGGGCCTCGCCCTCGGCCATGGTGATGGTCGGCCTGCTGACCTGGAAGTCGTAGAACTCCTCCGGGTCGACGGTGGTGATCTCGCGGGCCTGCCACACCTGCTCGAGGTGCTCCACCGCGGCCGTGGACGCGTCGGCGGCGTCGTTCCACCCTTCGAAGGCGGCGATCGCCACGGGGGAGCGCAGCAGGGGAAGACCGTCGAACTCTGTCACGGTGCCAACCTTTCGTACCTCACGTACGCAAAGCCTACGTGCATGGCCGACAACGCACCCGGGGGCCGCGCCGTCGCGCGGCTTTGCGTGGAGAGCCCGGTCACAGTGTGTCCACCTGTCGGACGCCGTCATGCGGTACCGGGGGCTTCTGCCATTAGCCTTGTCGGGTGCCGAATTCCTTCCTTGCCGCGCTGACCGATCGCATCCTCGTCGCCGACGGGGCGATGGGCACGATGCTGCAAGCCGCAGACCTCGACGTGGACACCGACTTCCAGGGTCTCGAGGGCTGCAACGAGATCCTGAACGTGACCCGGCCCGACGTCGTCCGCGGCGTGCACGAGGCCTACCTGGCCGCCGGCGCCGACTGCGTGGAGACGAACACCTTCGGCGCGAACCTCGGTAACCTGGGCGACTACGACATTCAGGACAGAATTCGCGAACTCTCCGAGGCCGGCGCCCGGGTCGCCCGCGAGGCGGCCGACACCTGGTCGACCCCGGAGCAGCCCCGGTACGTGCTCGGCTCGATCGGCCCCGGCACCAAGCTGCCGACGCTGGGCCACACGCACTACACGACGCTGCGCGACGCGTACCACGAGAACGCGGCCGGGCTGATCCTCGGCGGCGCCGACGCGCTGATCATCGAGACCTGCCAGGACCTGTTGCAGACCAAGTCCGCGGTGGTCGGCTCCCGCCGGGCGATGGCCGAGGTCGGGCGCGAGGTCCCGATCATCTGCCACGTGACCGTGGAGACCACCGGCACGATGCTGCTGGGCAGCGAGATCGGCGCGGCGCTGACCGCGCTCGAACCGCTCGGCATCGACCTCATCGGACTGAACTGTGCCACCGGGCCCGCCGAGATGACCGAGCACCTGCGCTACCTGTCGCAGTCTGCGGGCATCCCGATCTCGGTAATGCCCAACGCCGGCCTGCCCGTCCTGGCCGCGGGCGGCGCCTACTACCCGCTCACCCCGGACGAGCTCGCCGAGGCCCTGGAGCGCTTCGTCCGCGAGTACGGCGTCTCGCTGGTCGGCGGCTGCTGCGGCACCACGCCCGCGCACATCGCGGCGGTCGTCGAGCGGGTCCGCGGGCTGCGCGCGGCGCCGCGTACCGTCGCGCACCCGCCGGCCGCCGCCTCGATCTACCACGAGGTGCCGTTCCGGCAGGACGCCGGCGTGCTGATGGTCGGCGAGCGGACCAACGCGAACGGCTCGAAGGCGTTCCGCGAGCCGATGCTGGCCGGCGACTGGCAGGCCTGCGTGGAGATCGCCCGCAGCCAGGCCCGCGACGGCTCACACCTGCTGGACCTCTGCGTCGACTACGTCGGCCGCGACGGCACCCAGGACATGCGCGAGCTGGCCGGCCGCTTCGCCACCGCGTCCACCCTGCCGATCATGCTCGACTCGACCGAGCCGCAGGTCGTCGAGGCCGGCCTGGAGATGCTCGGTGGCCGCTGCGTGGTCAACTCGGTCAACTACGAGGACGGCGACGGCCCCGGCTCCCGCTTCGCGCGGATGATGCCGATCGTCAAGGAGCACGGCGCCGCCGTGGTCGCGCTGACCATCGACGAGGAGGGCCAGGCCCGCGACGCCGACTGGAAGGTCCGGGTCGCCTCCCGGCTGATCGACGACCTCACCGGCACGTGGGGCATGAACCGCGCCGACATCCTGGTCGACTGCCTGACGTTTCCCATCGCCACCGGCCAGGAGGAGACCCGCCGCGACGGCCTGGAGACGATCGAGGCGATCCGGCGCATCACCGAGCTGTACCCCGGCGTCAACTTCACCCTCGGCGTCTCGAACATCTCGTTCGGCCTGAACCCGGCCGCCCGCCAGGTGCTCAACTCGGTCTTCCTGCACGAGTGCGTGCTGGCCGGCATGACCAGCGCGATCGTGCACGCCAGCAAGATCCTGCCGATGTCCAAGATCCCGGACGAGCAGCGCCAGGTCGCCCTGGACATGGTGTACGACCGGCGCAGCGAGGGCTACGACCCGCTCCAGAAGTTCCTCCAGCTCTTCGAGGGCGTCGACGTGAAGTCGGCCCGCGAGTCCCGCGCGCAGGAACTGGCGTCGCTGCCCCTGGACGAGCGCCTCAAGCGCCGCGTCATCGACGGCGAGCGCAACGGCCTGGAGGACGACCTCCTCGAGGCGCTGCAAGCCTCCTCGGCGCTGGCGATCGTCAACGATGTCCTGCTGGACGGCATGAAGACGGTCGGCGAGCTGTTCGGCTCCGGCCAGATGCAGCTGCCGTTCGTGCTCCAGTCCGCCGAGGTGATGAAGGCGGCGGTGGCGTTCCTCGAGCCGCACATGGAAAAGAACGAGGACGAGGACGGCAAGGGCCGCATCGTGCTCGCCACGGTCAAGGGCGACGTGCACGACATCGGCAAGAACCTTGTCGACATCATCCTGAGCAACAACGGCTACGAGGTCGTCAACATCGGCATCAAGCAGCCGATCAACGCCATCATCGACGCGGCCGAGCAGCACCAGGCCGACGCCATTGGCATGTCCGGCCTGCTGGTGAAGAGCACCGTCGTGATGAAGGAGAACCTGCACGAGATGGCGGCCCGCGGCGTGGCCAGCCGGTTCCCGGTCATGCTGGGCGGCGCCGCGCTGACCCGCGCGTACGTGGAGGACGACCTGCGCTCGCAGTACGAGGGCGAGGTCCACTACGCCCGCGACGCCTTCGAGGGCCTGTCCCTGATGGACCGGGTGATGACCGCCAAGCGCGGCGGCGCCCCCGTGATCGACCCCGAACGCGAGGCCGCGCTCGCCGCCCGCCGCGCCCGCCGCGAGAAGCAGCGCGCGATGGTCACGGCGAACCTGCCGCCGCTGGACGACACCTCGGTCCGCTCGGACGTGTCCCCGTCCGCCGACGTGCCCGCCCCGCCGTTCTTCGGCACCCGCGTCATCAAGGGCATCCCCCTCAACGATTACGCGTCGATGCTGGACGAGCGGGCGACGTTCCTCGGCCAGTGGGGCCTCAAGCCGGCCCGCGGCGGCAGCGGCCCCTCCTACGACGAACTCGTGGAGACGGAAGGCCGCCCCCGACTGCGCTACTGGCTGGACCGCCTGGCCGCCGACCACACCCTCGAGGCGGCCGTCGTCTACGGCTACTTCCCGGCGTACTCGGAAGGCAACACCCTCGTGGTGCTGGACGAGAACGGCACGTCGGAGCGGGCCCGCTTCACGTTCCCCCGCCAGCGCCAGGAACGCCGCCTCTGCCTGGCCGACTTCTTCAAGCCCCGCGAGGCCGGCCAACTCGACGTCGTCGGCCTGCAACTGGTGACGGTCGGCCAGCCGATCAGCGAGTACACGGCGAAGATGTTCGCCCGCAACGAGTACCGCGACTACCTGGAGGTACACGGCCTGTCGGTCCAGCTGACCGAGGCACTGGCGGAGTACTGGCACCGACGGGTCCGCTCGGAACTGACCCTGCCGAACGGCACTACGGTCGGCACGAACGACCCGGCAGACCTGGCGGGAATCCTGAAGAACGACTACCGCGGCTGCCGGTACGCCTTCGGCTACCCGGCCTGCCCGGACCTGGAGGACCGCGCCAAGGTCGTCGACCTACTGGACGCGACCCGCATCGGCGTGACCCTGTCCGAGGAATTCCAACTGGAACCCGAACAGTCCACCGACGCGATCATCGTCCACCACCCGGACGCCAACTACTTCAACGCCAAGTAGTTCGCATACCCACGCTGAGCTGCGGAAACGCTTCGAGAACCGGTCGATTTTCATGATCAGGCCGTCTCCAGGCCGCCAGGCGTACCCGTGGCGTGGCCGAACGCCCGATCGATGGCACGCCGGGCGCGGTCCTGTCAAACCGTCGCGCCGCCCGTCCGCGCCCGGATGATGCCGACGAGAGTTCGCCGGACGGACTTGCCCGCCGTGGTTGGCGACTCGCGTGGGCGTACGCAAGAACCTCCTCGTGTCATATGACCTGGCGGTGTGGGAAGGCGATCGACCGGCAGACGAGGGTCGGAAGGGGCTGTACCCGCTCCGCTCCGTGGCCTCGGCGTGCCGGGCTCCATGCAATGCCGACCATCGCTGCGCTCCCGCGCCACAACTGATCCCGAACGCCCCGGCTCCGCGCCTGCACCGATGCGTGAGCACGTCCTCCGCCGATGTGCCGGCCCCGGTGTGGTGGACACCGGGACCGGCACTGGTGCGGTCAGCTGAAGTACCCGTAGTCGTAGATGAATCTGTTGGGATTGGCGTACACGTCGATGTTGAACGTCCCGCTCACGCAGGCGTTGCCGTCCGGTGGGCAGTAGGTGAACGGCTGCGCACCCCTGGCGGTGTAGTAGGTGTTCGGGAACGACTTCGGGTCCTCTCTGACCGAGGACGCGCCGAAGGTAAGGCCGACGATGGGCTCGGCCTCGACGACCACGGTGGCGCGCTCCAGGATCCGGGTCACCTTGGTTGCGTTAGAGCAGGGCTTCGTTCTTGTCGCCTGGGCCCACAGGTGCTGGCCGGTCGGGACGTAGGTGATGTCCCAGATCGGCTCGTAGTAGTCACAGGCGTCTGCCGCCGCGACCGCTTGGAGCTTGCGGCCGGTGGCCTTCACGGGCACGACCCTGAACATCTTGGCCGCCTGCCCGGCCGAAAGCTGAACGACCCCGCGTTCGGGGATCGGTGCGGGCTCGGCCGCCCGCGCCTGCGCCTGTGCGGGCGCCGCCAACGCGAGCATCCCCAGCGCGGCGACCGCCGGCGCGACGGCTCTGATCTTGGTGAACATTGCATCCCTCTCGGGGGTCAAGGCCCGGGTCGTCCCGGGGTCACCGTGATCGGCGACCCAGCAAGCGTCACCGGAGCCAGTGGACGCGCACTGGACGCGCACTGGACCGGGAGATCAGGCCGGTGTGGCGAGGCCGGTTCCGGCCAGCAGGGTGCGCGCGGCGACCATGGTCGTCGGCCTGGCCGCCCTTCCGGCGTGATCCAACGCCCGTGCAGCGTGAGGGCGTGGCGCTGCGCGCCGTCGAGATCGTCGCGCTGATTCCTTGAGCGCCCCGGGCACCCGGCGAACCACACCGGTCCTACCAGCGCGGCACTGACCGTCGGGGTTCGAGGACCCGTGGGACGGCAACGACGCGCAGGCGCCGGACAAGCTGCCGACCTTGACGAGTAGTTGCAGGCT belongs to Amorphoplanes digitatis and includes:
- a CDS encoding FtsX-like permease family protein, with protein sequence MIAVALRNLRHRPGGFVATFLSAFLGATLLMAFAAMVDTAAGADAASAESLVTTASVAGGWCLVIVVFAVTSTLSLAVTRRAEQTALLRRVGATGPQLLRMIVGEAAAIALLAAAVAVPAGLVLGRLLLALLQDTGQVAGDVGYAFGPVAPAVGFGVTLLGAILAALATARRTVGSAGPRRAHPRARRLAGVLFLLVAANCATLTVTLMDGKGIDAMQTAGQASIWASIGLALFAPELLRLVTAALGPPVRLLGGVAGELAVIGVRQRTRQLAGAVMPVVLFTGIATGTVYMQGIEDDAAAGTVAPEYARDIQTLNYVVVGMITIFVAIMLVNTLIAATAHRRREFAQQRLAGSTRGQLTAMLACEALLVTVTGVLAGSAAALFTIMSFGAARADRAWPDATPIAYAVIVAVAVGLTAFSVLGTARRTVRGPAVAGLR
- a CDS encoding TetR/AcrR family transcriptional regulator C-terminal domain-containing protein produces the protein MAVPPYQRIAAEIAARIAAGDLAPGDRIASTRQLTAQYGIAMATATKVIATLREQGLVRALPGVGTVVAAPARPADAAPDRDRVVRAAVTIADAEGLAALSMRRLAAEIGVPTMSLYRYVADKEELLLLMTDSIFAVNPPPPLTAEDDGWRRCVEAIARQQWAIYRRHPWLAQAMSFTRPLLAPHAMAYTEWTMRALDRHGLSANTQFRAAVMVANYVRGTAVNLEHEAQAEQETGMTGDQWLQARQARFEAVLATGRLPMMARYLAADDRDFNLDTLVEFGLQRLLSGLAEVLEP
- the metH gene encoding methionine synthase, which codes for MPNSFLAALTDRILVADGAMGTMLQAADLDVDTDFQGLEGCNEILNVTRPDVVRGVHEAYLAAGADCVETNTFGANLGNLGDYDIQDRIRELSEAGARVAREAADTWSTPEQPRYVLGSIGPGTKLPTLGHTHYTTLRDAYHENAAGLILGGADALIIETCQDLLQTKSAVVGSRRAMAEVGREVPIICHVTVETTGTMLLGSEIGAALTALEPLGIDLIGLNCATGPAEMTEHLRYLSQSAGIPISVMPNAGLPVLAAGGAYYPLTPDELAEALERFVREYGVSLVGGCCGTTPAHIAAVVERVRGLRAAPRTVAHPPAAASIYHEVPFRQDAGVLMVGERTNANGSKAFREPMLAGDWQACVEIARSQARDGSHLLDLCVDYVGRDGTQDMRELAGRFATASTLPIMLDSTEPQVVEAGLEMLGGRCVVNSVNYEDGDGPGSRFARMMPIVKEHGAAVVALTIDEEGQARDADWKVRVASRLIDDLTGTWGMNRADILVDCLTFPIATGQEETRRDGLETIEAIRRITELYPGVNFTLGVSNISFGLNPAARQVLNSVFLHECVLAGMTSAIVHASKILPMSKIPDEQRQVALDMVYDRRSEGYDPLQKFLQLFEGVDVKSARESRAQELASLPLDERLKRRVIDGERNGLEDDLLEALQASSALAIVNDVLLDGMKTVGELFGSGQMQLPFVLQSAEVMKAAVAFLEPHMEKNEDEDGKGRIVLATVKGDVHDIGKNLVDIILSNNGYEVVNIGIKQPINAIIDAAEQHQADAIGMSGLLVKSTVVMKENLHEMAARGVASRFPVMLGGAALTRAYVEDDLRSQYEGEVHYARDAFEGLSLMDRVMTAKRGGAPVIDPEREAALAARRARREKQRAMVTANLPPLDDTSVRSDVSPSADVPAPPFFGTRVIKGIPLNDYASMLDERATFLGQWGLKPARGGSGPSYDELVETEGRPRLRYWLDRLAADHTLEAAVVYGYFPAYSEGNTLVVLDENGTSERARFTFPRQRQERRLCLADFFKPREAGQLDVVGLQLVTVGQPISEYTAKMFARNEYRDYLEVHGLSVQLTEALAEYWHRRVRSELTLPNGTTVGTNDPADLAGILKNDYRGCRYAFGYPACPDLEDRAKVVDLLDATRIGVTLSEEFQLEPEQSTDAIIVHHPDANYFNAK
- a CDS encoding PAC2 family protein, with protein sequence MTEFDGLPLLRSPVAIAAFEGWNDAADASTAAVEHLEQVWQAREITTVDPEEFYDFQVSRPTITMAEGEARKIEWPTTRFSVASPPGTERDVVLIRGIEPSMRWRTFCEQILEVCHSLEVNRIVLLGALLADVPYTRPLPISGTASEKEVAERYKVVPTRYDGPTGIVGVLQEAAGRADVDALSFWVHVPHYANNPPCPKATLALLSRLEDVLDLPVPLADLAEEADEWEKRVRAAAEQDSELGDYVRELEERVGDEGIKPLTGDEIASEFEKYLRRRGGSAGPTAGSW
- a CDS encoding ABC transporter ATP-binding protein, producing MTDAVRLETLYKTYADTGTAVTALDGVTATFAAGTFTAVMGPSGSGKSTLLQCAAGLDRPSAGRVFIDGAELTAIKDTAMTRFRRGRVGFVFQDYNLLPALTVEQNVLLPLRLAGRRADRGRCAEVLTRLGLGDRRHDLPERLSGGERQRVAVARALVAEPAVVFADEPTGALDLRSAREVLTLLRAVVHEHGRTVVMVTHDPVAAAYADSVLFLADGRLAGALSAPTAEAVAERLTHLGDLVADRAGSPT